The following are encoded in a window of Ricinus communis isolate WT05 ecotype wild-type chromosome 4, ASM1957865v1, whole genome shotgun sequence genomic DNA:
- the LOC8266079 gene encoding dynein light chain, cytoplasmic — protein sequence MERLPSDDGRRRRLVRMQCPPPGRVLAVPPMVRAPPPNQAKLAAIAVDLNIRLRSAEMPGAMQERAFRCTRAVLDANLEKKLNPTHIAMCLKKEFDAVYGPAWHCIVGKSFGSFVTHSSGGFVYFSVDKLSFLLFKTEVRPVRKPLPLPPPLLKLNIND from the exons ATGGAGAGACTGCCGTCAGATGATGGAAGGAGAAGGAGACTGGTGCGGATGCAGTGCCCACCACCCGGACGTGTTTTAGCTGTGCCACCCATGGTGAGAGCACCACCACCCAACCAGGCAAAGCTAGCAGCAATAGCAGTTGATTTGAATATACGATTGAGATCAGCTGAGATGCCTGGTGCTATGCAGGAGCGTGCGTTTCGGTGCACTAGAGCAGTCCTTGACGCAAATCTCGAGAAGAAACTCAATCCTACTCATATTGCAATGTGTCTCAAGAAG GAGTTTGATGCGGTGTATGGACCGGCATGGCATTGCATTGTGGGCAAGAGTTTTGGTTCATTTGTGACTCACTCCAGTGGTGGATTTGTGTATTTCTCTGTGGACaagctttcttttcttcttttcaagaCAGAGGTCAGGCCAGTCCGGAAGCCACTTCCTCTTCCTCCTCCTTTGCTCAAGCTTAATATTAATGATTGA
- the LOC8266077 gene encoding peroxisomal membrane protein 11B, translated as MNDTVDKLVVFLAKRDGIDKLVKTFQYVSKLVNWHAESKHPEIAQRFKQWEVASGLSRKAFRTGRFLTGFNALRRGPGSSTTFRFLAVLANAGEMVYFFFDHFLWLSRIGTLDAKLAKRMSFISAFGESFGYIFFVIADFIMIREGIRKERKLVSTKEDDPKEVQENIRKIRADRVMRLMAVAANIADLIIALAEIEPNPFCNHTVTLGISGLVSAWAGWYRNWPS; from the coding sequence ATGAATGACACAGTGGACAAGCTAGTCGTGTTCTTGGCAAAGAGAGATGGGATAGACAAGCTTGTCAAGACTTTCCAATACGTatccaagcttgtcaattggcATGCAGAATCCAAACACCCAGAAATTGCTCAAAGATTCAAGCAATGGGAAGTTGCATCCGGGCTTAGCAGAAAAGCTTTTAGAACTGGCAGGTTTCTCACTGGCTTCAATGCTCTAAGAAGAGGCCCAGGCTCAAGCACGACTTTCAGGTTCTTAGCTGTTCTTGCTAATGCAGGAGAAATGGTTTACTTCTTTTTTGACCATTTTCTTTGGTTATCGAGAATTGGGACTTTGGATGCTAAGTTGGCAAAACGGATGAGCTTCATTTCAGCATTTGGTGAGTCTTTtgggtatatattttttgtgatAGCTGATTTTATTATGATAAGAGAGGGGATaaggaaagagagaaagcTTGTTTCTACAAAAGAGGATGACCCGAAGGAAGTGCAAGAAAATATCAGGAAGATTAGAGCAGATAGAGTGATGAGGTTGATGGCAGTAGCAGCTAATATTGCAGACTTGATCATTGCACTTGCAGAGATTGAACCAAACCCATTCTGTAACCATACTGTTACTCTTGGGATTAGCGGATTGGTCTCTGCCTGGGCTGGTTGGTATAGAAACTGGCCCtcgtaa
- the LOC8266076 gene encoding luc7-like protein 3: MDLQRAMLDELMGADRNLTEEQRKDYKEITWDSKEVCPYYMARFCPHDLFVNTKSDLGPCDRIHDPKLKEGFEKSPRHDRYLPKFEAELAQRCEKLVMDLDRRVRRGRERLAQGEEPIPPPPMSAEKSEQLSVVEEKIKNLLVQVESLGEAGKVDEAQALMKKVDELNAEKALIQLQSDKVLMIPQEKKMALCEICGSFLVANDAAERTQSHVVGKQHIGYGMVRDFITEYKAAKEKAKEDERLAREKEAEERRKLREKEYERRRSGSNDRDRSHDRDRDRESHRFQERERGRERSREWNGRGSGDGGKRMDWRSRNGRDSGRDKYREWSRSRSPVRHGHKRSSRSPY, encoded by the exons ATGGACCTGCAGCGAGCTATGCTGGACGAACTCATGGGTGCAG ATCGTAATTTGACGGAGGAACAGAGAAAAGATTACAAAGAAATAACATGGGATTCAAAAGAGGTGTGTCCTTATTATATGGCCAGATTTTGTCCTCATGACCTCTTTGTCAACACCAAAAGTGACCTCG GGCCATGCGATAGAATTCATGATCCCAAGTTAAAAGAAGG TTTTGAAAAGTCACCAAGACACGATAGATATCTACCCAAATTTGAAGCTGAACTTGCTCAGCGTTGTGAAAAATTG GTAATGGACTTGGATAGAAGAGTCAGGCGTGGACGAGAACGCCTAGCTCAAGGGGAGGAACCTATACCTCCTCCTCCAATGTCAGCTGAAAAGTCTGAACAGTTATCAGTGGTGgaggagaaaataaagaacctCCTAGTGCAAGTGGAGTCTCTTGGTGAAGCTGGAAAGGTTGATGAAGCTCAAGCTCTTATGAAAAAG GTGGATGAACTCAATGCTGAGAAGGCCTTGATTCAGCTCCAAAGTGATAAAGTGTTGATGATTCCACAGGAAAAAAAGATGGCCTTGTGTGAGATTTGTGGTTCATTTCTGGTAGCAAATGATGCTGCAGAAAGGACTCAGTCTCATGTTGTAGGGAAGCAGCACATAGGTTATGGCATGGTCCGAGATTTCATCACAGAGTACAAG GCGGCTAAGGAGAAGGCAAAGGAAGATGAGAGACTAGCTAGGGAGAAAGAAGCTGAAGAACGGAGGAAGCTGAGGGAGAAGGAATATGAGAGGCGAAGGAGTGGTTCAAATGATAGGGATAGGTCTCATGATAGAGATCGAGACAGGGAGAGTCACCGCTTCCAGGAACGTGAACGCGGTCGTGAAAGGTCGCGGGAGTGGAATGGCAGAGGTAGTGGGGATGGAGGAAAAAGGATGGACTGGAGGTCGAGGAACGGAAGAGATAGCGGCAGGGATAAGTATCGTGAATGGAGTAGGTCACGCTCGCCTGTCAGACATGGTCACAAAAGATCCTCTAGAAGTCCATACTAA
- the LOC8266078 gene encoding cell number regulator 6: MMAEASAHSRYVKLTKEQAAIEDIKPGELNQPIEVPQLNVRKCNECGQPLPENFEPPADEPWTTGIFGCTEDTESCWTGLFCPCVLFGRNVESLRDDTPWTTPCICHAVCIEGGMALAAATAIFHGVDPRTSFLVCEGLLFAWWMCGIYTGLVRQSLQRKYHLRNSPCDPCMVHCCMHWCALCQEHREMKGRLSDNFVMPMTIVNPPPVQEMNSASDNRDSEPSSEKGTNLEMQPL, translated from the exons ATGATGGCAGAGGCTAGTGCGCACTCACGATATGTGAAGCTAACAAAAGAGCAAGCGGCTATAGAGGATATTAAGCCTGGCGAGCTCAATCAACCCATCGAAGTTCCTCAG TTGAATGTTCGCAAGTGCAACGAATGTGGGCAGCCTTTGCCGGAAAACTTTGAGCCTCCTGCAGATGAGCCTTGGACTACTGGAATTTTTGGCTGTACTGAAGATACTGAAAGTT GTTGGACAGGACTATTTTGCCCTTGCGTTCTATTTGGGCGCAATGTTGAAAGCCTAAGAGATGATACCCCTTGGACCACACCTTGCATTTGTCATGCTGTTTGTATTGAAGGCGGAATGGCACTGGCAGCAGCAACAGCAATCTTCCATGGTGTTGATCCAAGGACATCATTTCTAGTTTGTGAGGGTTTACTTTTTGCTTGGTGGATGTGCGGTATATACACTGGCCTTGTTCGGCAATCCTTACAGAGGAAATATCACCTCAGG AACTCACCGTGTGATCCATGCATGGTGCACTGCTGCATGCATTGGTGTGCTTTGTGCCAGGAGCACAGGGAGATGAAGGGGCGTCTATCAGATAACTTTGTTATGCCAATGACCATTGTCAATCCTCCCCCTGTTCAAGAGATGAATTCTGCGAGTGATAACCGGGATTCAGAACCATCATCTGAAAAGGGAACCAACTTAGAGATGCAACCTTTGTGA